A region from the Hylaeus volcanicus isolate JK05 chromosome 6, UHH_iyHylVolc1.0_haploid, whole genome shotgun sequence genome encodes:
- the LOC128877778 gene encoding glutaredoxin-related protein 5, mitochondrial, with product MISFKLYNGVRHFCTKLDNIANLVKKNKVVVFMKGVPDEPRCGFSNAVVQILRMHNVKYDAHDVLKDENLRQNIKDYSNWPTIPQVFINGEFVGGCDILLEMHRNGELIEELKKVGITSALLDKGETKEKKSD from the exons ATGATTTCGTTTAAACTCTACAATGGAGTCAGACATTTCTGTACAAAACTCGATAACATTGCTAACCTCGTTAAG AAGAACAAGGTAGTCGTATTCATGAAGGGTGTTCCAGATGAACCTAGATGTGGTTTTAGTAATGCTGTCGTACAAATATTAAGAATGCACAACGTAAAATACGATGCTCACGACGTACTTAAGGATGAAAACCTCAGGCAAA aTATCAAGGATTATTCTAACTGGCCAACGATACCTCAAGTATTCATAAACGGTGAATTCGTGGGCGGATGCGATATACTTTTAGAAATGCACAGAAACGGAGAGCtcatagaggaattgaagaaagtTGGCATCACGAGTGCTCTTCTAGATAAAGGAGAAaccaaagaaaagaaatccgATTAA